Within Hydractinia symbiolongicarpus strain clone_291-10 chromosome 11, HSymV2.1, whole genome shotgun sequence, the genomic segment AATAAGAATAATAGAAGTAGCGCTGGAAAGCATTCCTTTGCCAGTCTTCCAACAGGCAAGAAAAAAGCTGCGTGTACTCATTAACAGAGTCGATACCTTTCAGTCGAGTTTTAATCACTAGAATGTTTTGATCAACGTTGGCAAAAAAGGCTTTGGCAATTCTAAATCTCTGTCTACTAGTCTTTGTATTAGGCCATATGAAAATTCTGGTATAGGTGCTCGCTCTTCTACGTTGCATCTAAGACTTTTCTATTATATTGTGGTACACTAGgcaggggatttacgggattatAATTTTGTTCTGCGCGCGTTGttgattcttctttctttttttttcttttttactttcttatattaatctatttttatttatttttcgtgtCGCGTTTCATTCTCATATCAAAGAACGCTATAGGCCCTGGAATAAATTGCTTGATTTGTTATTGTAATAAGCCCAGGGTTGTGTTTTTGCACCCGTTCTTTCTATGTTTACTTCCGCATGGTCGTGATTATTAACAAGTTTTCTGCAAATCTTCTACATTAAAAACGCTTTCAGAGTCTAACTCTTCTAACCAACACAAACTCTTAGGGATCACAGCGCGGCATTTTTCGAaagagtaaaataaaatgtcgcCCGCCATGGTTTGCTCTGATAGCCCTAAATAGCttctttttcactttaaaatatACTTTCCGGCGCCGCGACCCGTCTCCTGTGGGCATTGAAGTCTCTACACAAGTCAGAAAGAGCCAATCTCGTTCTGAGAGCATCGGAATAGCTAAAAAGGCCACGGTTTACTACTACTAAGCTATTGCTTCAACTTCCATTCTCATCCTCATATCAGCTTTCCCAGCTAGTTTCTGATTCACTGTCAGGTTTTGTAGACTTTTTACTGGCCGAAACTTCAAAACTAAGAAAGCCCACAACTTTTTCACGGGAACTCAGTTTTAAAAAGGGAAGTAAAAAACAAGTGTTTACTTATCTTCAGTATATGCCTGTTACAAACTCATCTTCAGTACCCGTTACAAATGTTGAAAAACAACAACCGCTTTGTCATATATAAAACCactttgtatatataaaaacatgggCCAACGGCAGAGTCTGCGAAATTATCATCCGGGAGTTGACGTCACAAGCCCTCCCGCGaaggaatttatttaaaatcggGACACAAGATGGCGACTGGCACGAAGCTTCTTCTTCAGCTAATATTTTACAACTTCAACAACGAATATTTTGCGAACAaatcaaagaaagtacaaaagaaatattttttcgttattagtacaatattttgagttgattttcgaatactttttttaaagtgggaggtaagctttaaattgACAGattgaattcaacaagttgaaacaaaaaagggtaaacaCACAATAAACTTGCGGATTTGATAAATCGATGGTCCTtttcgtgagatttttaaaaatcaagtcttttctaagaaatcttagaaaaatattttgtgatactttgggtgagttcaagaaagattttcaagcaaattaggcacaaggagaactgataattatccagtaacagaatagttagTCGTTTTCAATGGCACCGTggtttagtggttataactcttacactttgtgcgggagaatgGGGTCCGATTTTCCTTGGCAGCaattcaatatgggcgagtgaatgctaCGATAGCCCTAGGTTAACCCACCATGTGATGAAAataggggagatggcacactgtgtgggctgttggatgttgcagggagttgtctggtagagggCGGACCCTAATTGAGTCTGCGTAGTTCAAAATGAGTATTAAATACTCTTAGGACTCTTCAACAGTTAGCTGTTAAGAACACAAGTAAGCTTTTAACGGCTAATTATACTATGCGTAGCATTATCCTGCATCAgctagatatatatatatatatattgttacagGTTAATCATCAGTTCAACCTGACTGTTCGGTacagcaacaataaacttttgtcttgtttcgacaacttttctgcaaaaaatataaaaaaaatcctgtgcgaatatattttttatctgaCAGAAGTAGCCCCACAAAGTGTTGTTTGGAAGTTTTTTTagtccccccccccctccctccTTTCCCCATAACAACAGGAGTCCGGTGGAGTCGGGTGTCCAGTAATGGAAAAATTACGCAAAGCAGGACAAAGGCTGTTGCTGGCTCTTCAAGAAAATAGGAACTCTAATCAAggcactattttgtgtagctagctccatagctagctagcaagtaaGTAATTTCATGATGCCAGCACCAATCAAAAGGAGATCCAAGTCAGCACCAAAAAACACGTAATGTATATGACAATGAAAGTGGTCTAAGTTGGCCGCAAAAAAGAAAAGAGCGTGTTGTGTTTGCCCAGGAAGACTTGGGAAAGCTAAAAGCCAAGTTTAGACATTTGATTGAAGCAGCAGATGTGCAAAATATTACTCAGAAAGCATTCAGCGCCGTGTTAGCGAAAGGTGAAGTGAATGAGCTGGTGAAACGATATGACGAGTATTCCTTGCTGTTAAAAGTGCGGACAGAAagggaaaaaaaattgtgcaagaGAAAGAATTAAACTTTCTCGTACTAAAATAGTGTAGTTATGTAATCTTTAATCGCCAAGCCAATGTGGAGTGATTTTATGCTTTTCCTTAATTATTTCTCAAGATTCTATTGTTATAAAAAGCAAGATAAAATTTGTTTCTACCCATCCTCACTTCCATTCATTCTTGAATTATGTAACTCCGCAAAATTTCAGCGCTACTTTAACGATATCAactttatgtaaaaatataacAGCTCAAGTTTGTTTGTATTATAGTTCCATAGTTATTCCTTCATTTTAATCTTCTTAGTATTGAGTTTGTTGGGGTTCTGCACTCTACTCTTGTAAAGTACGATGGCTCAAAAGGGTCAATATACTTAACGCTGCAAACTTTATTGACATCTATATAAAAAACACACTAACATGGTCCTTATGCTTTTGTTCTCAACACAATGACACTTCTACGCGAGGTGATTAAAGAATAGGTCCTGATTACAGAATAAGTaatatctaatttttaaaataaacataaattttgaaattattaggAGTTATCGGCGAATCGCCTTTTAGAATGTTCTTCTGAATCTTAATAAGGATTGTTCTTTAAAACAAATGTTCTATCCAGAGGCGTAGCCAGCGTCAGTCAGGCTCTGCGATCGACTGACCTACTTTTTTCATTTCAACACGTCGTTTTTTCCACCGCCACCGCCAACACATGAATGGGCGCACCAATTGTGCATCCCGCACAAATCTTTTCCCGGGCGGCGCACACAAGCTTCGCGCTTCACACGTCGTTTTCGCAGGATATAACAGTATCCACTTTGTTTTGCAGGCTGAGGTGTTGAATCTCTACTTTGTTTCGCAGATAGTCTTTTTCGCAGGATTACCTGCGAATTTATTCCTATGTAGTCTTGTGTCTTCCATTTATGGTCATTTTGGACGCATCCTATTGGGTAGTAAATTTCGCAGAGAGGTTAAAAATTCGCTCCATATATGGCTATAGAACATACgcaagaaagtaaaaaacaaaaaaaaaacaaggctaGCGAAGTTGTGAAGGTGAAGAAAGCATGATGTTGCTGTCAAACGTGGATCCGTATTAAGCTTTATAACTTGTATAGAGCTTCATGAAAATTCTCTATACTCGAACCATCCAATTTTTGTATCTGTATGTAAatcttcagatttgttttcctgtgtagaaagcactttcaagttttcagttagctagctattcatCCTCTTCCGTAACTCTGTGTAGACAGCAGATCTTGTAGCTATACAGAATAAAGGTATTCTTATAACCCTTTATAACAGTTTATTTAAgggaaatattttaactttttatcctgATTGTGGTCAGCTATGATTCAAGACGGTTTTAAATCAGAAGATTTTCCTCATCtgccttcaaataaaaaattacaaccagtatctattttattttgcgataatGACAAACATTCTGGGCAATTTAAACCTAATCCCTTCTGTTTCTTTAAGTTTGAGTAAAGCTACGTTAAAGCATTCTGCTCAATATTTTAAGCTAGGTTGTCATATGTTATGACaacaaagcaaaagaaaagaaaaaggggAACGTGTGTATCATCTCGAAGTTGTTCCTTTTGCATTAGCCCAAACGTTAGTTAATCAATGTGgtacaagacgtatgatatacgtaaacaacctcgcgaataaagtttacaaaaagctgtcaatcagattgtgatttctgttacgaagttagaaacGACATATTATCCTATTTAGATAGGCTATAATAGTTGTTACGCACTATgcagttattttttcaaaattgatttgtgatatCTTTTTGAACGGAAAACTCCTCGAATTTGAAGCCCAGAAGAGGAATGCAGAAAGTTGATGGTTATCTTCGTTTCTCTCTTACgtaatgttgtggaaattttgcagactactttccaggcatttgggaGACCTTAAGTCTGCTTACATTCACCTTTGTAAACTTTGATGGAGACacttttactttaccagttagttaaaaaatgattttgaacacttatcttatataacagcaaaaaaaagtaaaaataattaccaagatgagattcgaacacacgactactcccgtttcggtgctcagagaggcaaaaatttccattcttgtgggacacaattgcgttttaatacaagctcacgagcttgtaacaagCTGACGAGCTTGTAATAACAAGTTTTATCTGCAGAACCTTGGTAGATTCATTCCCTTCAGGCTTTATTGGGAAATATAATGTAGGCACTTACTACGACAAGCTCCACACCTCAGTGATCACGATTATTCTTCCCATTGTAACTTGCGAGAGGACGTCTTAGGTTTATTCATTGTAGTAAAGGCTCTAAGGTTTGTCTTTTTCAAAGGTTATTTAAAAAACCTTATGAACTTTCTCTTGATATATATACAGAATTGATAAGGTCAATGTTATGACGATGCTGGCAATGTAtctgttaaaattaataattgtCATGCTAACATTTCAAAGCAAAACAGATTAGCTTTATACATATCCTTGTTCTTCTCATTGCTTAAATTTAGTTGTCTGTAATTCATGCTTTGTACATTATTTCTGAAACATGATGAATCCAATCAAacgtaacatatttttacaaattttccaaaagtagtttaaaattttatacgCAAGAATGTTCCTTACTTAACTAATAATCCCAACTATGcccataattttaatatttgtaaCACGGTGTGTGGAACGTATTATTAACACGAGGGTTTTCAATGATTTGTATGAAGGCATGTTGTCCATGGttccatttcattatatttttgaatattttattatatttatgaagaaagaagattttgatttgtttattttttaatgaccttcaatctgcagaaaactttattttggtgctaaatatgaagaaagaagaatgaaaattttaattattgctttaataactttcaatctataaaaaacattatgatggtGTTGTGTTGTCTTATTGCTGGTTTGATTACACCCTTgatgataaagattttaatgtattttatgttgtcatttattccCCTTTTTCGATCAATTTGATCAATGCTTAACGTGTACCGCGTATGTCACGGAGTCGGTTTTATGGCGTTTCAGTGCTTAAAGGGCGGAAAAAGGCGTTGGCTGGACCCGTTGGGGGGGGGTCAAAACGCCCCCTAAACCCCCAGTTGGTTTTTATCGCACCTGTGGTGCGATGTTGACCCTGCGGGTTAATGGTTCGACTaaggttattttttttctgGCTACGGCCCTGCTAGCTATACtttttacccgtggcaacatgTTGTAGTGAGAAGACGTGTTTTTGCATGCTCgttaaatttgttttcaaaaacaaaattttttaacaacaaaaatgaaatacaaATATAACTTTaattataacttttttaacatGAGTGGAAAAGGTTCCAAAAAAAGAGTTAAcactaacaacaacaaacatgaCGAATCTATTGCCGAAACTATCACTGAAGAAAAAGAACAGAAAACAACTTTCTCAACTGAACAACTACAAGCTATACTTAAAATGCAACAAGACACAATTTTTGAGGTTGTTAAAATGCAAGAGGCTCGCTTTGAAAGAGCAATTCAAGAAATTCGAAACGAAATGAAAGATCAGAACAAAGAGTTAAATAAGGAGATCGAGGATATAAAAATGGGACTGAGTTTCAATAACGAAAAACATGATCAAAAAAAAGAGCGAATAAAGCAGGTACATTGGCTACAACAAAAACAGTATGacttttttgaggaaacatATCTGAACTGGAAGATAGAGAAAGACGAAATAATTTAAGATTTGATAACGTAGAAGAAAATGAGAACGAGACATGGGAGGAAAGTGAAAGGAAAGTGAAAGGAAAGTTAAGGGTATCATTATAAACCAACTGGAAAGAAGTGACGCTGTGGAAATTGAAAAGGCGCACAGAGCAGGACGAAGAAACGGAAAGAAGAGAACCGTAGTTGTAAGATTTTTGAACTATAAAGACAAAGAGGACATTTTATCAAGATACTACAAAAAAAGGTTGTGGGAAAATAAAACTTACATAAATGAGGAATTCTCAGAGCACACAGCTAGAATTAGGAAGGAGATTTCCAAAGAAATGAAGTATCTGCGGGATAAAGGAATAAAGTCGAAGCTACATTATAAGACATTaataaaaggaaaagaaaacgtTGAAAATGAtaggtaattattttttacacttgtttttcagggtttttattattttttttttatattttgtacttTTACACAAATTTTTGTTGTGCACATTCAGtacctttttaaaatattttcttctaaaAATAATACTTTCTGACGCAAGTGGTTGCTGCACAATggcattcttaaaaaaatttcaagatgATGCATAAATTAACATTCTCTTTACAATGGAATCTGTGACCACATATCAAAAACTATTAACATTTTTAATGATGTCACTTTTACGCATTCAGGCAATCTAGATGCGGAAAAAAACCAACATAAAGAGCGTCTTAATACACCGTATTATAGTATGGAACAAATTTGCTCAGACTCTTGTTGTCTTCATTAAGCGGCGGCTAATTATTATGGCGATAAAATAATCTCTGTAAGCTATTTTGACATTTGCGCTCCATTTTTAACAGTTTCGCAATATCTCAATAATGGCAGGCTATTATTCATATGTAAACATTGTATTTCGAGCCAATTGAGAGGGAAAAAGCGTAGAGTACGAAGCAGATATGTCTAACTTAATCGATTTACATTAAAGTATTGATCTTTTCATAACATCTGAAAACTTGGATCCTAGCTTTTCTCAAAGCTCTAGCGTGGGTCCAAGACCAGTTTTCAAAGAAATACAAAACTCTGGTGAAGATGAAACACTTGAAGAAGATACCACAAATACTGTCAAAGACTGAAGCACTGATCTGTCACATCTTCCCCCCATATCACATGAGCGAATTTATAAGTATCttgtgcttggaaaaagtttcgACAATAAATCAAGGGGTGCAGAGAAACATAAGACCCTGGGCTACCAGTTGTTTAAAGAGAACTACGTGAAAAAATTGAAAGTGAAAGCAAAAGTGAAAGTTGAGAgactttgtttttttgttaaatgttaTGTCGCTGCCtcaatgaaaaaagaaaaatatactgTGTACATACATCTATGTCAAGAAACTGGTGATATATTTTATGGAAAATGTATTTGCAAAGCTGGTAGCGGAGGCTGCTGTAAACACGTTGCAGCTGAATTATATCAGTTAGTTGATTATAGAACACTTGGTGTAAAAAGCGTGCCTGATGACAAAACATGCACTGACGTTCTGCAAAAATGGCATGTTCCAGGTGGATCAGCAAATGAAGaaccaataaaattttcagaattGATATTTGCCAAAGCTGACATAAACAAAGACGACAAGAACAGTCGTAAGAGACCACTAGTCACTGGGAATAGATTTTTTTGTGACACACCACTGTTCGCACACACGCcgaaagaagaaaaattaaaaaaattaagtgaaAGTTTGTTATGAACTGGAAAAGGTGTTATAATTGCAACTTTATAGAAGGGAAATGATTACAAACCATGTAATTTTTGGACACATCTGTAACGCAGTGTATTGCCAACAAACATCTTACATCGAAAGAAAATAAACGTCCAATACATGCAGTTATTGAAATTTGCAGTAAATAATATGGATATCAGTAAATTAGatgataaacaacaaaaatttgttaCTGAGCATTAGTTAATGAGGAAAGGATAATACAAATTGAAAATGAAACGTTAACCCAGGCTGCATCTAACCGTTGGTATGAGGAACGAAAAAACGTATCACTGCAACAAATTTTGGATCTGTGATTAATTGACGACCAACCATATACCCAAAATCACTATTACAAAATTTATTGCAAagtaaaaaattcaaatcaacTGCTTGCGATTGGGGGAAAGAGAATGAAAAGAATGCAATCAAACGTTATGAAGACATCACTAGTAACACAGTCACCAAATGTTTTATTGTTAATCCGAAATTTCCTTGGTTAGGTGCAAGCCCCGATGGTTTGATTTCATTGAATAACGAATGTTATAAAATATTACAAGTAAAATGTCCATTTACAAAACGAGATGTATCAATAAAAGAATGTTGCTTAGATAAAAGTTTCTGTTTAAAAATGGAAAACGGTACACCGAAATTGAAAAACAGCCATATTTACTATTATCAATGTCAAGGTTTAATGGCAGTCACAGAGACTCTTGAATTGGACTTCATGGTATACACAAATATAGATAcacacattaaaaaataaaatttgatgcACTCAGATGGGAAGGTTGCTTTCTTCCAAGActtcacaaaattttattttgattttttgatggataaaattttttactattttttttttatctaatatatatatacgcaTTATATACTAATATTTACAGAATGGTGACTTAAGTCATATTCAGTCTTTGTTTTGTACTAATTGTGGTAGAAAGTTTACCAAATAACAACAAACAACCCAGATTTTATTAAGTTCTGGTGTCATAGATAATGGAAATACTGTTTGTaaaattctgaaattttataCTCTCTCTATCGCTCTCTCAACATGTACTCGAACAGATGCAATTCGTCTGGTTTCATTTTCCTCTTCCAAGCTCACCTGTGATTTTCCATTCAGAAAAAGTGGTATATTCAGTGGTATACCTTCCGGAAGATCATCATCAAGTTCAAAACCTCTGTCCGCCATAACTGAGTCACCATTCTGTAGCAAGTTATATATACCGCTGttcttagttatttttttatctgaaaatcGACCAGCATACAAATCAGATACAAACGTTACTGCTCCATTTGGTGCTATCCCGACTAGTCCTTTTGCGGTGTTATGATGTTTATAACTGGAGAATGTAGCAGACTGGCTACGATAAGATGTCGGCATTTCGATAAAAATTTGTGTGCAATCTAAAATAACACGCGTACTTGGATATTCTTTTTTGAAACAGTTCGGCATTGTATCTTGTACGGTTTTTTTAGTAGCCAAAATAGTGAGAATTCTGAATTGAGAGTGCAAAACGTCTATCCATATTATAATTATTCTACTGATGTGACATATTGCACCTGATTGCTAATTCTTCCAGCGGGAAAGCATATCTTAGTCGAACCAGTACAAGAAAGAATTTCTCTTCTGAATTGAGTGTTCTACTTCGTcctcttttgtttatttcttctgATGTTTTACTTTCCATATTTGTGTTTGACCCCCAGTAAACTAGTTTACTAGCTGCTGGTTCCCAGTAGTCCAATATTATTTTGAATATATCATAGGATTCTAATCCAGTGTAAAATTTGAAGTGTGTTTCATTATGTTTGAATCTGTCAATTGTAAACTttgtattttgaatatttttttctaaattttcaatTAGTGTTTTCAACTCATTTTCCTGACACCACAAAAAGCCAAACGAAATAAGAAATTGACATGGCGTTCTAATTTGCAAGTAAAAATCAATTCAAGTGATACATGTGAAAGCATCACTGATCAGAAGAATGATGAAAC encodes:
- the LOC130613510 gene encoding uncharacterized protein LOC130613510, with the translated sequence MESKTSEEINKRGRSRTLNSEEKFFLVLVRLRYAFPLEELAIRILTILATKKTVQDTMPNCFKKEYPSTRVILDCTQIFIEMPTSYRSQSATFSSYKHHNTAKGLVGIAPNGAVTFVSDLYAGRFSDKKITKNSGIYNLLQNGDSVMADRGFELDDDLPEGIPLNIPLFLNGKSQVSLEEENETRRIASVRVHVERAIERV